In Ramlibacter sp., the sequence GCGAACCGCAGAGCGATACTGTCAAAGCCCAGCTCAGGGCCAATACCGAAGAAGCGATTGCACGCGGACTGTTTGGCGTCCCCACCTTCGCGGTGGATGACAAGCTGTTCTGGGGTTTCGACGCCCTGCCCATGTTGCGCAGCAGCATGGAAGGCGATGCCTGGTTTGAGCAAGCCTGGCATGACGCGGCGCAGCGACCGTCAGCCGCCGCACGCGTGGCCCCGCGCTGAGGCCTGGCCCGTGGGCGCCAACAGCCCGTGAATTGGCGGCCGCATCACCGCGGCCTAGGTGTTTCCCCTTGATTCGCGCAGATTGGGTAAGGACCCGGTCAGGGTTCAGTTCACTGTAAGGAATCGCCGCGACAGTCCGCCCTGCATACCGTGGCTTTGGCTGCGGACTGTATCCGTGCAGCGGTTCGCCGCTGTTGTCATCGACCCCAATCGAGGAGACTTCATGAAGGACGACAAAAACAGTCACGCCTACTGGAAAGCCACGCTCGGCCTGCTGACCAAGATTCTCATTGTCTGGTTCGTGGTGTCGTTCGGCGCGGGCATCCTGTTCGCCGACGTGCTCAATAACATCAAGCTCGGAGGGTATCCACTGGGTTTCTGGTTCGCCCAGCAGGGCTCCATCTACATCTTCATCGCGTTGATCTTCATCTACGCCAAGAAGATGAATGACATCGACCGTCGATTTGACGTGCACGAAGACTGAGGAAATCAACATGGATCTCCAAACAACCACCTATCTAGTTGTCGGTCTGAGCTTCGCGCTCTACATCGGCATCGCGGTCTGGGCGCGTGCCAGTTCCACCAGCGAGTTCTACGCCGCAGGCGGCAGTGTCCATCCCGTGATGAACGGCATGGCCACGGCGGCCGACTGGATGAGCGCGGCGTCGTTCATTTCGATGGCCGGCCTGATCTCCAACATGGGCTACGGCGGCGCGCTGTTCCTCATGGGCTGGACGGGCGGCTACGTGCTGCTGGCGATGCTGCTGGCGCCCTACCTGCGCAAGTTCGGCAAGTTCACCGTGCCCCAGTTCATTGGCGACCGCTTCTACTCGAAGTCCGCCAGTACCGTGGCCGTGCTGTGCCTGCTGGTCGCCTCCATCACCTACATCATCGGGCAGATGACGGGTGTGGGCATCGCGTTCTCGCGCTTCCTGGGCGTCTCGGCCAGCACCGGCATCTATGTCGGCATGGCCATTGTGTTTGCCTACGCCGTGTTCGGCGGCATGAAGGGCATTACCTACACGCAGGTGGCGCAGTACATCGTGCTGATCCTGGCCTACACCATCCCGGCCATCTTCATCTCGCTGCAACTCACGGGCAACCCGCTGCCGCAGCTGGGTCTGGGCTCCAACCTCGTGGGGCATGACGTCTCGCTGCTGGC encodes:
- a CDS encoding DUF4212 domain-containing protein — its product is MKDDKNSHAYWKATLGLLTKILIVWFVVSFGAGILFADVLNNIKLGGYPLGFWFAQQGSIYIFIALIFIYAKKMNDIDRRFDVHED